The nucleotide window CGCCTGTTCTACCTGAGATTGCCCTGAGCTACTGTTACACTCATTCCGCGCATCACTACAAGGCAGGAGAGAAACCACCATGAGGTACAAGCTGAATACAAGTGTAAACAATTTCATTGTGGCAAAGGTATTGACATCACTTATAGGTGCAAAAAAATATATTGCATCCCTGTTTCAAAACAAAACCGAAACATAAGCGACTATTCCTCATTTGAATGAATATCGTGTATTTTTTAGATGAATTAGGTACATTTGCCAACCGTGAAACATTGGATGGGCTACATATTGGTTTTTTACCTGATGGCATCAGCGGTGATACCCTGTAGTGTTTTGGATAATTGTGAAGATGAGGTAAAAACAGCACATCAGTATGGTCCGGAAGGGAAAGAGCACGAATGTAAAAATTGTTCTCCTTTTTCCATCTGTTCGCCCCTGCAGGGTTTTTACCCGGGCAGCATTAGTTATACAGCCAACTTGCATCTTACTGTTTTTGAAATTGACTATAACCACTTTATTGCAGGATTAGTATCTGATTATTATCCAACATTGCTACAGCCGCCCCGGTGTTAATAGAATTGTGATCATTCTATTATTTAATTAACACAGCCTTTATAAATGAAAAAAATATTTCTATCGGGGATAGTCATGCTATTGGCATGCATGGTCTATGCCCAACATACTTTACACCTATCCGTAAAACATAAAGACGATCATCATCCCCTCGCAGCCGCAACCATTATATTAAACCCGGGGAACCGTTCAGCGGTGGCCGACAGTAGCGGGAACGCGATTTTCGATAATCTGCCTGAAGGAGTCTATTCAGTTACCGCAAGCCATATTGGTTTTGACGCGGCTCAGGCAACGGTGGTAATTCCCCGTACTGTTATATCGCCGCTGGAGCTCCTTTTAGATCATGATCATGGCCATGAACATGAAGAGGAAGAAGTGGTTATAAGAAGTACCCGCATCAGCAGGTCGATTGCTAATACTCCTACAAGGATTGAAGTAATCTCCGGCGAGGAGCTGGAAGAAAAAGGCAATATGAAACCAGGCGACATCAGGATGCTTCTGAATGAAAGCACAGGAATACAAACCCAGCAAACTTCCGCTACATCTTTTAATGCAGGTATTCGTATCCAGGGCCTGGATGGACGCTATACTCAAATATTGCGGGATGGTTACCCGCTTTACTCCGGATTCGCCGGTAGCCTCTCTTTATTGCAAATAGCGCCACTCGATCTCAAGCAGGTAGAAGTGATCAAAGGTTCGGCTTCGACGCTTTATGGTGGCGGCGCCATCGCTGGTTTGGTCAACCTGGTTTCTAAAACCCCGGGAGAAAACCGGGAACTTAATTTCCTGGCAAATGGAACAACCGGCGGCGGGCTCGATCTCAGCGGGTTTTACAGCGAGCGGTATGGCAAAGCAGGAGTAACTGTATTTGCTTCCCGAAACAGTAACAAAGCTTTTGATCCGGCTGGTATCGGATTAACGGCTATCCCAAAATTTGAACGATATACCATTAATCCGCGATTGTTTTTATACGGGAAAAAAACTACGGCCGACATAGGAATTACGTATATAACAGAAGACCGAACGGGGGGAAGCATGGACTATATCCAAAATGGGGGGACGGGCTTTTTTGAAAAGAACAATACGGACAGGATCACGGCCCAGTTTGGAATTGCACATAAAACAGGCAAGAATGCTACGCTGCAATTGAAAAACAGTTATAGCAGGTTCGACCGATTGATTGCAGCTCGGGGATATAGCTTCGATGGTTTACAGCAGTCTTCTTTTTCTGAACTTACCTGGAACCGATCGGGTGAAAAAGCCGATTGGGTTGTAGGCTCCAATGTATGGACCGAGGCCCTGAAAGAAAATGGCCAGTCTGAAAGTACTCTGCGCAACTACAATTTTAATACCTACGGTGTATTTATACAAAATGCCTGGACGGTATCTGATTTCTTTGTTGTGGAAACGGGGCTTAGAGGCGATTATAATACGGATTATGGCTTCGAATGGTTGCCAAGACTGTCGGCGATGTTCAAGGTAAGCCCAAAACTAACAACCCGTTTGGGCGGCGGATATGGTTATAAAACCCCGACAATATTTACCGAAGAAACTGAGCGAAGACAGTTCCGGAACCTGTTGCCAGTCAACATAAACCACTCCGCGAACGAACGTTCTACCGGTGGGAACTGGGATATCAACTATAAAACAGATATAGGTGAAGTCGGCCTTAGCTTTAATCATCTGTTCTTTTACACAAAGTTGAACCAGCCGCTGATACTTTCTGATGCCGGCGACGGGAATGTGGAATTGACTAATTCAGCAGGTTACCTGGATACAAAAGGCATGGAAACGAACCTGCGACTGACTTACGCCGATTTTAAATTGTTCCTGGGTTATACTTACACCGATGCCAATACCCATTTTAACGATAAAGAATGGTTGCCGTTAACGGCCAGGCACCGTTTGAATAATGTTTTGATGTATGAGATAGAGGAGAAGCTAAAGCTGGGGCTGGAAGCATATTATTACAGTCCGCAAAAATTAAGTGACGGGGTGCGGGGCAAATCCTACTGGGTCACTGGTTTTATGGCCGAAAAGCTTTGGGAGAAATTTTCGGTATTTATCAATTTCGAAAATTTTACGAATACCCGTCAAACCCGCTTTGATACCATTTTTACAGGTACGGTCGATAACCCTGTATTCAGGGATATTTATGCACCGGTTGACGGATTTGTAGTGAACGGAGGCATTAAGATCAGGTTATAATAAGTACTCAGGCATATAACCTCAGGCTGCCCGATAACCGGGCAGCCTTTTTAGTTTACCGGATGATGCGCCGGTGACGCGCTTTTGAATAGAACAACTTAGGCCCAAACCTTGTTCGATTGCGAATAATAAAAGGCTACTTACTAACTGTAAATACTTCCCGGCCACTTCGATAATATTTATATTTTGCGCCGGATCATCATTTTTTGAAATTAAATAGATGTTGTAAATGAAATATATAACTGTGTTGTGGCTGCTGCTTATTTCGGTGTTTGCTTTGCAGGCACAACCAGGAAAAGACCTTTTCTCCATCCGGTCGTTGAAGCAATTATCGGTTTGGAGAGACAGTTTGAACGCCACACATAATACAGGTGACTTTAATCCCGGGTATGCGCAGCTCAGTCAGGCTTTATGGAATGGTATTCCGGTACATGAAGTGCGGTTCGAAAATAATGAATTGAAAATGGAGGTGCTAGCAAAGACCCCGGGTGGTGCAAAAAGGATGATTCAGGTTGTACAGGAGCAGTACGGAGATGTTGTTAAAAAAAAGGAGGCTTGGTCGGGAACTGTCTATTCGGCAAACACGCCTGAAATAAATATTGAGCTGAGTGTAGACGCTGACAAAGACAAGCCGCTGACAGCCAATACCGGCGCTGAATTAACAATGAGTTTCAAGCCGGTTTATGAAGAGCCGTACCCTAATATTGCTAAAAAGATCATTCCCCAACCCAACGGCATGTTCTATTTTTTAAGCCTGGATTATTATGAGAACAATGTTCAGGTTTATCTGAATGATATTTGCATTTACAATGCATTAGGCCGTAGCAGGCACATCAATGAAAGAGAAATTAATTTGAATCCGTTTATTTTAGGCAGGGAGAATATAAAATTAAAAGTATTGATAACCCCAGGCCATGATGAAAAAGGGCAACCATACGCTTCTATTCAAAAAAGCTCCTTTGCTACCGCTGAACTACGAAAAGGTTTTTTTAAGAATGAGGTTTTTGAACTGGTGGAAGCCCGTGAGGTATGCAA belongs to Niabella yanshanensis and includes:
- a CDS encoding DUF6660 family protein, giving the protein MKHWMGYILVFYLMASAVIPCSVLDNCEDEVKTAHQYGPEGKEHECKNCSPFSICSPLQGFYPGSISYTANLHLTVFEIDYNHFIAGLVSDYYPTLLQPPRC
- a CDS encoding TonB-dependent receptor, whose translation is MKKIFLSGIVMLLACMVYAQHTLHLSVKHKDDHHPLAAATIILNPGNRSAVADSSGNAIFDNLPEGVYSVTASHIGFDAAQATVVIPRTVISPLELLLDHDHGHEHEEEEVVIRSTRISRSIANTPTRIEVISGEELEEKGNMKPGDIRMLLNESTGIQTQQTSATSFNAGIRIQGLDGRYTQILRDGYPLYSGFAGSLSLLQIAPLDLKQVEVIKGSASTLYGGGAIAGLVNLVSKTPGENRELNFLANGTTGGGLDLSGFYSERYGKAGVTVFASRNSNKAFDPAGIGLTAIPKFERYTINPRLFLYGKKTTADIGITYITEDRTGGSMDYIQNGGTGFFEKNNTDRITAQFGIAHKTGKNATLQLKNSYSRFDRLIAARGYSFDGLQQSSFSELTWNRSGEKADWVVGSNVWTEALKENGQSESTLRNYNFNTYGVFIQNAWTVSDFFVVETGLRGDYNTDYGFEWLPRLSAMFKVSPKLTTRLGGGYGYKTPTIFTEETERRQFRNLLPVNINHSANERSTGGNWDINYKTDIGEVGLSFNHLFFYTKLNQPLILSDAGDGNVELTNSAGYLDTKGMETNLRLTYADFKLFLGYTYTDANTHFNDKEWLPLTARHRLNNVLMYEIEEKLKLGLEAYYYSPQKLSDGVRGKSYWVTGFMAEKLWEKFSVFINFENFTNTRQTRFDTIFTGTVDNPVFRDIYAPVDGFVVNGGIKIRL